The Actinocatenispora sera genome has a window encoding:
- the rpe gene encoding ribulose-phosphate 3-epimerase: protein MEHIEPLIAPSILAADFARLADEAAAVADAVDWLHVDVMDNHFVPNLTIGLPVVESLRRATDVPLDCHLMIDDPDRWAIGYAEAGAYNVTFHAEATDDPVALARRLRAAGSKAGLAIDRDTLIEPYLDLLPEFDTLLVMTIKAGFGGQQFLPELLDKVRAVKAARGELSVRIEVDGGINADTIEQAAQAGADAFVAGTAIYGAEDPAAAARALRERARAAAS from the coding sequence GTGGAGCACATCGAGCCGCTGATCGCACCGAGCATCCTGGCCGCCGACTTCGCGCGGCTGGCCGACGAGGCCGCCGCCGTCGCCGATGCGGTGGACTGGTTGCACGTCGACGTGATGGACAACCACTTCGTGCCCAACCTGACCATCGGGCTGCCGGTGGTGGAGAGCCTGCGCCGGGCCACCGACGTGCCGTTGGACTGCCACCTGATGATCGACGACCCGGACCGGTGGGCGATCGGCTACGCCGAGGCCGGCGCGTACAACGTGACGTTCCACGCGGAGGCGACCGACGACCCGGTGGCGCTGGCGCGCCGGCTGCGCGCGGCCGGCAGCAAGGCGGGTCTGGCGATCGACCGGGACACCCTGATCGAGCCGTACCTCGACCTGTTGCCCGAGTTCGACACACTGCTGGTCATGACCATCAAGGCCGGTTTCGGCGGCCAGCAGTTCCTGCCCGAGCTGCTGGACAAGGTGCGCGCGGTCAAGGCCGCCCGGGGCGAGCTGTCGGTGCGGATCGAGGTCGACGGCGGCATCAACGCCGACACCATCGAGCAGGCCGCGCAGGCCGGCGCGGACGCGTTCGTCGCCGGTACCGCGATCTACGGCGCCGAGGACCCCGCCGCGGCGGCGCGCGCGCTGCGGGAACGGGCCCGCGCCGCCGCCTCGTGA
- a CDS encoding phosphoribosyl-ATP diphosphatase has translation MKTFDQLFAELSAKAAAADPDSGTVAALQAGVHAIGKKVVEEAAESWMAAEHEGADRAAEEISQLLYHAQVLMIAKGLTLDDVYRHL, from the coding sequence GTGAAGACCTTCGATCAGCTGTTCGCGGAACTGTCGGCCAAGGCCGCCGCCGCCGATCCCGACTCCGGGACGGTCGCGGCACTGCAGGCCGGCGTGCATGCGATCGGCAAGAAGGTCGTCGAGGAGGCGGCCGAGTCGTGGATGGCGGCCGAGCACGAGGGTGCCGACCGGGCCGCCGAGGAGATCTCCCAGCTGCTCTACCACGCGCAGGTGCTGATGATCGCGAAAGGTCTGACGCTCGACGACGTCTACCGACATCTGTAG
- the pheS gene encoding phenylalanine--tRNA ligase subunit alpha: protein MSYRNDPYDPKEATLLDPASLDAAVTAAEKAFAAAERADELAAARVAHLGDRAPVLLARREIGSLPPAAKSDAGKRVNAARTAIQAAYDARHAAIEAAERQRVLDEETVDVTLPTDRAPLGARHPLPVLIERICDLFVSMGYEVVDGPEAESSWFNFDALNIGPDNPVRGEMDTFYTETPGLVLRTHTSPGQVRTMLDRQPPIAIICPGRVYRTDELDATHTPVFHQVEGLVVAEGITMAHLRGTLDHFAGAVFGPDAKTRFRPHYFPFTEPSAEYDIWFPEHRDGPQWVEWGGCGMVNPRVLTACGIDPQRYSGFAFGMGIDRSLMFRYGVSDMHDIVEGDVRFSRAYGMEV, encoded by the coding sequence ATGTCCTATCGCAATGATCCGTACGACCCGAAGGAGGCCACGCTGCTCGATCCGGCCTCCCTCGACGCGGCGGTGACCGCCGCGGAGAAGGCGTTCGCGGCCGCCGAACGCGCCGACGAGCTGGCCGCCGCCCGGGTGGCGCACCTCGGCGACCGGGCGCCGGTACTGCTGGCCCGCCGGGAGATCGGCAGCCTGCCACCGGCGGCGAAGTCCGACGCGGGCAAGCGGGTCAACGCCGCCCGCACCGCGATCCAGGCCGCGTACGACGCCCGGCACGCGGCGATCGAGGCGGCGGAGCGGCAACGGGTGCTCGACGAGGAGACCGTCGACGTCACGCTGCCGACCGATCGCGCACCGCTCGGCGCCCGGCATCCGCTGCCGGTCCTCATCGAGCGCATCTGCGACCTGTTCGTGTCGATGGGCTACGAGGTGGTCGACGGGCCGGAGGCCGAGTCGAGCTGGTTCAACTTCGACGCGCTCAACATCGGGCCCGACAACCCGGTGCGCGGCGAGATGGACACCTTCTACACCGAGACGCCGGGCCTGGTGCTGCGCACCCACACCTCGCCGGGGCAGGTGCGTACGATGCTCGACCGGCAGCCGCCGATCGCGATCATCTGCCCCGGCCGGGTGTACCGCACCGACGAGCTGGACGCCACCCACACCCCGGTGTTCCACCAGGTGGAGGGGTTGGTGGTGGCCGAGGGCATCACGATGGCGCACCTGCGCGGCACGCTGGACCACTTCGCCGGCGCGGTGTTCGGCCCGGACGCGAAGACGCGCTTCCGGCCGCACTACTTCCCGTTCACCGAGCCGTCGGCGGAGTACGACATCTGGTTCCCCGAGCATCGCGACGGGCCGCAGTGGGTCGAGTGGGGTGGCTGCGGCATGGTCAACCCGCGGGTGCTGACCGCCTGCGGCATCGACCCGCAGCGGTACTCCGGGTTCGCGTTCGGCATGGGCATCGACCGGTCGTTGATGTTCCGGTACGGGGTGAGCGACATGCACGACATCGTCGAGGGCGACGTGCGGTTCAGCCGCGCGTACGGGATGGAGGTCTGA
- the rplT gene encoding 50S ribosomal protein L20, translating into MARVKRAVNAQKKRRTMLETASGYRGQRSRLYRKAKEQVLHSMTYAYRDRRARKGDFRRLWITRINAAARANGMTYNRFIQGLKAAGVEVDRKVLAELAVSDAKAFTALVAVAHQAVPAADAA; encoded by the coding sequence GTGGCACGCGTCAAGCGGGCAGTGAATGCCCAGAAGAAGCGCAGGACCATGCTGGAGACGGCCAGCGGCTACCGCGGCCAGCGCTCCCGGCTGTACCGCAAGGCCAAGGAGCAGGTCCTCCACTCGATGACCTACGCGTACCGGGACCGCCGGGCGCGCAAGGGTGACTTCCGCCGGCTGTGGATCACCCGGATCAACGCGGCGGCCCGCGCGAACGGGATGACCTACAACCGGTTCATCCAGGGCCTGAAGGCGGCCGGTGTCGAGGTCGACCGCAAGGTGCTGGCCGAGCTTGCGGTCAGCGACGCCAAGGCGTTCACCGCGCTGGTCGCGGTGGCGCACCAGGCGGTGCCCGCCGCCGACGCCGCCTGA
- the ribH gene encoding 6,7-dimethyl-8-ribityllumazine synthase: protein MAGHAAPDLSDALPQAAGLRLGLVAARWHEKLTDQLLARAEAAAAACGVTDVTSVRVAGSVELPVVAAALAARCDAVAAFGVVVKGETEHFEMVCRSVTDGLTRVALDTGVPVGQGVLTVHTEQQARDRAGLPGSPEDKGFDATVAALDAALTIRALRD, encoded by the coding sequence ATGGCCGGGCATGCCGCACCTGATCTGTCCGACGCGCTGCCGCAGGCGGCCGGGTTGCGGCTCGGTCTGGTCGCCGCCCGCTGGCACGAGAAGCTCACCGACCAGCTGCTCGCCCGGGCCGAGGCGGCCGCCGCCGCGTGCGGCGTCACCGACGTGACCTCGGTACGGGTGGCCGGATCGGTGGAGCTGCCGGTCGTGGCAGCCGCGCTGGCCGCCCGCTGCGACGCGGTGGCCGCGTTCGGCGTGGTGGTCAAGGGGGAGACCGAGCATTTCGAGATGGTGTGCCGGTCGGTCACCGACGGGCTGACCCGCGTCGCCCTGGACACCGGGGTACCGGTGGGGCAGGGGGTGCTGACGGTGCACACCGAGCAGCAGGCGCGGGACCGGGCCGGGTTGCCCGGATCCCCGGAGGACAAGGGGTTCGACGCCACCGTCGCCGCACTGGACGCGGCGCTGACGATCCGCGCGTTGCGCGACTGA
- the rpmI gene encoding 50S ribosomal protein L35 has product MPKNKSHSGMTKRVKVTGSGKLLHERANRRHYAEWKPSSMMRRLAGTKEFAKNDVNRIKRLLGR; this is encoded by the coding sequence ATGCCGAAGAACAAGAGCCACTCGGGCATGACCAAGCGGGTCAAGGTGACCGGGTCCGGCAAGCTGCTCCACGAGCGCGCGAACCGGCGCCACTACGCAGAGTGGAAGCCGTCGTCGATGATGCGTCGGCTCGCTGGCACCAAGGAGTTCGCCAAGAACGACGTGAATCGGATCAAGCGGCTGCTGGGTCGCTGA
- a CDS encoding TrmH family RNA methyltransferase translates to MIERPGDVGTVYTERTPRVVRARALLRRSRRDEARRFLAEGPQAVSEALAGREPAAEELFGTEEALSRYAALVEAATDAGVRVSTVTGRALDSLADTRTPQGLVAVCRYRDVELTAVLARRPRLVAVLAGIADPGNAGTVLRTADAAGADAVVFTDDSVDVYNGKCVRSSAGSVFHLDVVRGGDPVAVVAALRAAGLWVVATDLRGAQDLDELADAGAFGVPTGWLFGTEAHGLSAELSAAADARVRVPIHGRAESLNLAAAAAVCLYTSARAQRPRGAAEPNRIDAEGR, encoded by the coding sequence ATGATCGAACGACCCGGGGACGTCGGCACGGTGTACACCGAGCGGACACCCCGGGTCGTTCGTGCCCGGGCCCTGCTGCGCCGCTCCCGCCGGGACGAGGCGCGGCGGTTTCTCGCCGAGGGGCCACAGGCGGTGTCCGAGGCCCTTGCCGGCCGGGAGCCGGCGGCCGAGGAGCTGTTCGGTACCGAGGAGGCGCTGTCCCGGTACGCCGCGCTGGTCGAGGCGGCGACCGACGCCGGGGTACGGGTGTCCACAGTGACCGGCCGGGCGCTGGACTCGTTGGCGGACACCAGGACCCCGCAGGGCCTCGTCGCCGTCTGCCGGTACCGCGACGTCGAGCTCACCGCGGTGCTGGCGCGCCGCCCGAGGCTGGTCGCGGTGCTGGCCGGCATCGCCGATCCCGGTAACGCCGGTACGGTGCTGCGCACCGCGGATGCGGCCGGTGCCGACGCGGTGGTGTTCACCGACGACAGCGTCGACGTCTACAACGGCAAGTGCGTCCGGTCCTCGGCCGGCAGCGTCTTCCACCTCGATGTGGTCCGCGGTGGTGACCCGGTGGCGGTCGTCGCGGCGCTGCGGGCGGCGGGGTTGTGGGTGGTGGCCACGGACCTGCGCGGGGCGCAGGACCTGGACGAGCTGGCCGACGCCGGCGCGTTCGGGGTGCCGACCGGCTGGCTGTTCGGCACCGAGGCGCACGGCCTGTCCGCCGAGCTGTCCGCGGCCGCCGACGCGCGGGTGCGGGTGCCGATCCACGGCCGGGCGGAGAGCCTGAACCTGGCTGCCGCCGCGGCCGTCTGCCTGTACACTTCGGCCCGTGCGCAGCGCCCGCGGGGCGCCGCCGAACCGAACCGTATCGACGCCGAGGGGCGATGA
- the hisG gene encoding ATP phosphoribosyltransferase — protein sequence MLRIAIPNKGSLSAPAIEMLREAGYRQRRTEKDLTCTDEANSVQFFYLRPRDIATYVGSGDLDLGITGRDLLIDSGAPAEEILELGFGGSVFRYAARPGTVTELAELADRRIATSYPGVVHRQLAEAGVSAHVIRLDGAVENAVALGVADVVADVVSTGATLRQAGLEPFGAPLLRSEAVLVRRSGMTGNGAVAQLTRRLSGVLVARRYVMLAYDVRVEHLDRASELTPGIEAPTVSPLHREGWVAVQAMIARDDAQRVMDELYEVGARAILATDISACRL from the coding sequence ATGCTGCGCATCGCCATACCGAACAAGGGGTCGCTGTCCGCGCCCGCCATCGAGATGCTGCGTGAGGCCGGTTACCGGCAGCGCCGCACCGAGAAGGATCTGACCTGCACCGACGAGGCGAACTCGGTGCAGTTCTTCTACCTGCGCCCGCGTGACATCGCCACCTACGTCGGCTCCGGCGACCTGGATCTCGGCATCACCGGCCGCGACCTGCTGATCGACTCCGGCGCACCGGCCGAGGAGATCCTCGAGCTGGGCTTCGGCGGCTCGGTCTTCCGGTACGCCGCGCGCCCCGGCACCGTGACCGAGCTGGCCGAGCTCGCCGACCGGCGCATCGCCACCTCGTACCCGGGGGTGGTGCACCGCCAGCTCGCCGAGGCGGGCGTGTCGGCGCACGTGATCCGGCTCGACGGCGCGGTGGAGAACGCGGTGGCGCTCGGTGTCGCCGACGTCGTCGCCGACGTGGTGTCCACCGGCGCGACCCTGCGCCAGGCCGGGCTGGAGCCGTTCGGCGCGCCGTTGCTGCGCTCCGAGGCGGTACTGGTGCGCCGGTCCGGGATGACCGGCAACGGTGCGGTCGCCCAGCTGACCCGGCGGCTGTCCGGCGTGCTGGTGGCCCGCCGCTACGTGATGCTCGCCTACGACGTGCGGGTCGAGCACCTGGACCGGGCGTCCGAGCTGACCCCGGGCATCGAGGCGCCGACCGTCTCGCCGCTGCACCGCGAGGGTTGGGTGGCGGTCCAGGCGATGATCGCCCGGGACGACGCGCAGCGGGTGATGGACGAGCTGTACGAGGTGGGCGCCCGCGCGATCCTCGCCACGGACATCAGCGCCTGCCGGCTGTGA
- a CDS encoding riboflavin synthase, whose translation MFTGIVEELGELTAVERLADAALFTVRGPLVASDAARGDSIAVNGVCLTVVSVDTDAGTFVADVMRETLERSTLDGLAAGDGVNLERAAKLGGRIGGHLVQGHVDGVGTVLDRRPAQHWEDVRIALPPDLNRYVVVKGSIAVDGVSLTVTEVDDVSFAVSLIPTTRRATTLGCRPVGGLVNLEVDVIGKHLEKLVGSPERAL comes from the coding sequence ATGTTCACCGGGATCGTCGAGGAGTTGGGCGAGCTGACCGCCGTCGAGCGGCTGGCCGACGCCGCTCTGTTCACGGTGCGGGGGCCGCTGGTGGCAAGCGACGCGGCGCGCGGCGACTCGATCGCCGTCAACGGCGTGTGCCTGACCGTGGTGTCGGTCGACACCGACGCCGGTACCTTCGTCGCCGACGTGATGCGCGAGACGCTGGAACGCTCCACGCTGGACGGTCTGGCAGCGGGTGACGGGGTCAACCTGGAGCGGGCCGCGAAGCTCGGCGGCCGGATCGGCGGGCACCTGGTGCAGGGTCACGTCGACGGCGTCGGTACGGTGCTCGACCGCCGCCCGGCCCAGCACTGGGAGGACGTGCGGATCGCGCTGCCGCCGGACCTCAACCGGTACGTGGTGGTCAAGGGGTCGATCGCGGTGGACGGTGTGTCGCTGACCGTCACCGAGGTCGACGACGTGTCGTTCGCGGTCAGCCTGATCCCCACCACCCGGCGGGCCACGACGCTCGGCTGCCGGCCGGTCGGCGGGCTGGTCAACCTGGAGGTCGACGTGATCGGCAAGCACCTGGAGAAGCTCGTCGGCTCGCCGGAGCGTGCGCTGTGA
- a CDS encoding response regulator, with product MTDQRSAGPGRVLVVDDDPDIVRFVEMNLRFEGFEVAVAVDGAQALAEIARHRPDLVLLDVMMPELDGVEVTRRIRADPLTAGLPVIMLTAKGLGADRVAGLTAGADDYIIKPFDTLELVARVRSTLRRNREVREASPLTGLPGNTRILREIGGRVRRDDRFALCYVDIDRFKSVNDAYGFVRGDEFISLLAHVLYEAVVAVGPPVPFLGHVGGDDFLVLCQPGQLEAITAQAIAAFEAGVVELYDPADAAAGHLRLPDRRGEIHTFPLVTLSIGVASSQHRRFGDPREVVAVATEMKQVAKSRPGSYVAVDRRRNRPEPADPR from the coding sequence GTGACCGACCAGCGGTCGGCCGGGCCGGGTCGGGTGCTGGTCGTCGACGACGATCCGGACATCGTCCGCTTCGTCGAGATGAACCTGCGGTTCGAGGGGTTCGAGGTGGCGGTCGCCGTGGACGGCGCGCAGGCGCTGGCCGAGATCGCCCGGCACCGGCCCGATCTGGTGCTGCTGGACGTGATGATGCCCGAGCTCGACGGGGTCGAGGTGACCCGCCGGATCCGGGCCGACCCGCTCACCGCCGGGTTGCCGGTGATCATGCTGACCGCCAAGGGTCTCGGCGCCGACCGGGTGGCCGGGCTGACCGCCGGCGCCGACGACTACATCATCAAGCCGTTCGACACCCTGGAGCTGGTCGCCCGGGTGCGCTCGACGCTGCGCCGCAACCGGGAGGTGCGGGAGGCGTCGCCGCTGACCGGGTTGCCCGGCAACACCCGGATCCTGCGGGAGATCGGCGGCCGGGTACGACGAGACGACCGGTTTGCCCTTTGCTATGTCGACATCGACCGGTTCAAGAGCGTCAACGACGCGTACGGGTTCGTCCGCGGCGACGAGTTCATCAGCCTGCTCGCGCACGTGCTGTACGAGGCGGTCGTCGCCGTCGGCCCCCCGGTACCCTTCCTCGGCCACGTCGGCGGAGACGACTTCCTGGTGCTGTGCCAGCCCGGCCAGCTCGAGGCGATCACGGCGCAGGCGATCGCCGCGTTCGAGGCCGGCGTGGTCGAGCTGTACGACCCGGCCGACGCCGCCGCGGGGCATCTCCGGCTGCCCGACCGGCGCGGCGAGATTCATACGTTTCCGCTGGTCACTCTGTCGATAGGGGTGGCCAGCTCGCAGCATCGCAGGTTCGGCGACCCGCGTGAGGTGGTCGCCGTGGCCACCGAGATGAAGCAGGTCGCGAAGTCCCGGCCCGGGTCGTACGTGGCGGTCGACCGGCGCCGCAACCGCCCGGAGCCGGCCGACCCGCGCTGA
- the infC gene encoding translation initiation factor IF-3, which yields MNDQIRAREVRLVGPEGEQVGIVPLDQAIKLAQDVDMDLVEVAPMARPPVCKLMDYGKFKYESALKAREARRNQQQTVIKEMKLRPKIDSHDYETKKGHVVRFLKAGDKVKITIMFRGREQSRPELGFRLLRKLAEEIDELGYVESAPKQDGRNMIMVVAPHRATKEAARQGGQASPDEPGADAS from the coding sequence ATCAACGACCAGATCCGCGCACGCGAGGTCCGGTTGGTCGGCCCCGAGGGAGAGCAGGTCGGAATCGTCCCGCTCGACCAGGCGATCAAGCTGGCCCAGGACGTGGACATGGACCTGGTCGAGGTCGCGCCGATGGCGCGCCCTCCGGTGTGCAAGCTCATGGACTACGGCAAGTTCAAGTATGAGAGCGCACTGAAGGCGCGCGAGGCGCGGCGCAACCAGCAGCAGACCGTCATCAAGGAGATGAAGCTCCGACCGAAGATCGACTCGCACGACTACGAGACCAAGAAGGGTCACGTCGTGCGGTTCCTCAAGGCCGGAGACAAGGTCAAGATCACGATCATGTTCCGTGGTCGCGAGCAGAGCCGGCCCGAGCTCGGGTTCCGGCTGCTGCGCAAGCTCGCCGAGGAGATCGACGAGCTGGGCTACGTGGAGTCGGCCCCCAAGCAGGACGGCCGAAACATGATCATGGTGGTCGCGCCGCATCGTGCCACCAAGGAGGCCGCACGCCAGGGCGGCCAGGCGTCACCGGACGAACCGGGCGCAGACGCCAGTTAG
- a CDS encoding bifunctional 3,4-dihydroxy-2-butanone-4-phosphate synthase/GTP cyclohydrolase II — protein sequence MTGFGTVEQAIADIAAGRPVVVIDDPDRENEGDLIFAAAKATPELLSFMVRYTSGYICVPLPGADCDRLALPPMYHVNQDRRGTAYTVTVDASEGVSTGISATDRARTIRLLADPASTATDFRRPGHVVPLRAREGGVLRRPGHTEAAVDLARLAGLPPVGVLCEVVSQKDVGMARVDELSVFCAEHELTLITIADLIAYRRRHEQQVERVVSTRLPTRYGQFRAVGYRSLLDDSEQIALVAGDIGDGEDVLVRVHSECLTGDVFGSLRCDCGPQLDAALHAVAAEGRGVVVYLRGHEGRGIGLLSKLQAYELQDGGADTVDANLALGLPADARDYGIGAQILADLGVRSIRLLTNNPDKWTALAGYGLRIADRVALPVPAGPDNINYLKTKRDRLGHLLTDLPDFDELREGHA from the coding sequence GTGACCGGGTTCGGCACGGTCGAGCAGGCGATCGCCGACATCGCCGCCGGCCGACCGGTGGTGGTCATCGACGACCCGGACCGGGAGAACGAGGGCGACCTGATCTTCGCCGCGGCCAAGGCGACGCCGGAACTGCTGTCGTTCATGGTCCGCTACACCTCCGGCTACATCTGCGTACCACTGCCGGGCGCCGACTGCGACCGGCTCGCGCTGCCGCCGATGTACCACGTCAACCAGGACCGGCGCGGCACCGCGTACACGGTGACGGTGGACGCCTCGGAGGGGGTGAGCACCGGCATCTCCGCCACCGACCGGGCCCGGACGATCCGGCTGCTCGCGGATCCGGCGTCGACGGCGACCGACTTCCGCCGGCCCGGCCACGTGGTGCCGCTGCGGGCCCGGGAGGGTGGCGTGCTGCGCCGGCCCGGGCACACCGAGGCCGCGGTCGACCTGGCCCGGCTGGCCGGGTTGCCGCCGGTCGGCGTGCTGTGCGAGGTGGTCAGCCAGAAGGACGTCGGGATGGCCCGGGTGGACGAGCTGAGCGTGTTCTGCGCCGAGCACGAGCTGACCCTGATCACCATCGCCGACCTGATCGCCTACCGGCGCCGGCACGAGCAGCAGGTCGAGCGGGTGGTCAGCACCCGGCTGCCCACCCGGTACGGGCAGTTCCGGGCGGTCGGCTACCGCAGCCTGCTGGACGACTCGGAACAGATCGCGCTGGTCGCCGGCGACATCGGCGACGGCGAGGACGTGCTGGTACGGGTGCACTCGGAGTGCCTGACCGGGGACGTGTTCGGCTCGCTGCGCTGCGACTGCGGCCCGCAACTGGACGCGGCGCTGCACGCGGTGGCCGCCGAGGGCCGCGGCGTCGTGGTGTACCTGCGCGGGCACGAGGGCCGGGGCATCGGCCTGCTGTCCAAGCTCCAGGCGTACGAGTTGCAGGACGGCGGGGCCGACACGGTCGACGCGAACCTGGCGCTGGGGCTGCCCGCCGACGCCCGCGACTACGGCATCGGCGCCCAGATCCTCGCCGACCTCGGCGTGCGCAGCATCCGGCTGCTCACCAACAACCCGGACAAGTGGACCGCACTGGCCGGGTACGGGCTGCGCATCGCCGACCGGGTGGCGCTGCCGGTGCCGGCCGGACCGGACAACATCAACTACCTGAAGACCAAGCGGGACCGGCTCGGGCACCTGCTCACCGACCTGCCCGACTTCGACGAACTACGGGAAGGACACGCCTGA
- a CDS encoding DMT family transporter: MTGSPHRDDEPRPAAGAEAAGQPVGAPRPAGAEVAGQPVGSSHRAGAEVAGQPVGSSQRARRGPQPDDGGPLEGRLAGLAAGLLPAPAAVAIALVGGAGSAAQGTVNGALAQRLGTPVLAALISNGLATVLLLVAACALPAVRAGLRRLRHDRLRPWQYLGGAFGALFVAGSALTVPILGVAMVTVVQVCGTSVGGIVTDRIGLGPTGRLPVSPVRLGSAALAVVAVAVAQLGRPVGQVAVGLVGFVLLLGLGLAVQSALNGRVNLVARNVGSASLVNALVGTTVLSLATGVFASFGALAPHSPGATWWLYLGGVLSLVVTGANLLAIRTLGVLRTGLAVVAGQLIGGLLLDRFVPGGAHPTPTVLAGAALTVVAVLLSGVASGRTRR, translated from the coding sequence GTGACCGGATCGCCCCACCGGGACGACGAGCCGCGGCCGGCGGCAGGTGCCGAGGCCGCGGGACAACCGGTCGGGGCGCCGCGCCCGGCTGGTGCCGAGGTCGCCGGGCAACCGGTCGGGTCGTCGCACCGGGCCGGTGCCGAGGTCGCGGGACAACCCGTCGGGTCGTCGCAGCGGGCCCGCCGCGGACCGCAGCCGGATGACGGCGGGCCGCTGGAAGGCCGGCTCGCCGGCCTGGCCGCGGGGTTGCTGCCGGCGCCCGCGGCGGTGGCGATCGCGCTGGTCGGCGGCGCCGGCTCGGCCGCCCAGGGGACGGTCAACGGCGCGCTCGCGCAGCGCCTCGGCACCCCGGTACTCGCCGCGCTGATCTCCAACGGCCTGGCCACGGTGCTGCTGCTGGTGGCCGCCTGCGCGCTGCCGGCGGTACGCGCCGGGCTGCGCCGGCTGCGGCACGACCGGCTGCGGCCCTGGCAGTACCTGGGTGGCGCGTTCGGCGCGCTGTTCGTGGCCGGCTCGGCCCTGACGGTCCCGATCCTGGGCGTCGCGATGGTCACCGTGGTCCAGGTGTGCGGTACCTCGGTCGGCGGCATCGTCACCGATCGGATCGGCCTGGGCCCGACCGGTCGGCTGCCCGTCAGCCCGGTACGGCTGGGCAGCGCGGCGCTCGCGGTCGTCGCGGTGGCGGTCGCCCAGCTGGGCCGGCCGGTCGGTCAGGTCGCGGTGGGGCTGGTCGGGTTCGTGCTGCTGCTCGGGCTGGGACTGGCGGTGCAGTCCGCACTGAACGGCCGGGTCAACCTCGTCGCCCGCAACGTCGGCTCCGCCTCGCTGGTCAACGCGCTGGTCGGGACGACGGTGCTGTCGCTTGCCACCGGTGTGTTCGCGTCGTTCGGTGCGCTGGCGCCGCACTCGCCCGGCGCCACCTGGTGGCTGTATCTCGGCGGGGTGCTCTCCCTGGTGGTGACCGGCGCCAACCTGCTCGCGATCCGCACCCTGGGGGTGCTGCGTACCGGCCTCGCGGTGGTCGCCGGTCAGCTGATCGGCGGCCTGCTGCTGGACCGGTTCGTCCCGGGCGGCGCGCACCCGACCCCGACCGTACTGGCCGGGGCGGCGCTGACGGTGGTGGCGGTGCTGCTGTCCGGAGTCGCGTCCGGCCGGACCCGCCGGTGA
- a CDS encoding PH domain-containing protein, whose amino-acid sequence MSADASHPISPAAGTSPAPDVDVRPRRVRWICTIAAIAIFIVFASTATALTGKTEGGGVFHRGDQVAMVILGALIGFGIMTIARPRVRADAEGVRIRNIIGGYQLPWDVVRAVKFNRSSPWASLELADDDEVAVMAIQASDKEYALDAVRALRRLLAAHGGASGHPGGRPGATGQPDTGPHAS is encoded by the coding sequence GTGAGTGCTGACGCGAGTCATCCGATCTCGCCGGCCGCCGGCACGTCGCCCGCCCCGGACGTGGACGTGCGGCCGCGCCGGGTGCGCTGGATCTGCACGATCGCGGCGATCGCGATCTTCATCGTCTTCGCGTCGACCGCGACCGCACTGACCGGCAAGACCGAGGGCGGCGGGGTGTTCCATCGCGGCGACCAGGTGGCGATGGTGATCCTGGGGGCGCTGATCGGGTTCGGGATCATGACGATCGCCCGACCCCGGGTGCGTGCCGACGCCGAGGGCGTGCGGATCCGCAACATCATCGGCGGCTACCAGCTGCCCTGGGACGTGGTGCGCGCGGTGAAGTTCAACCGCAGCTCGCCGTGGGCGAGCCTGGAACTCGCCGACGACGACGAGGTGGCCGTGATGGCCATCCAGGCCAGCGACAAGGAGTACGCGCTGGACGCGGTGCGGGCGCTGCGCCGCCTGCTCGCCGCGCACGGCGGCGCCAGCGGGCACCCCGGCGGCCGGCCGGGTGCGACCGGGCAGCCCGACACCGGACCGCACGCCTCCTGA